The following proteins are co-located in the Pedobacter sp. FW305-3-2-15-E-R2A2 genome:
- a CDS encoding MBOAT family O-acyltransferase, with the protein MKKFWFWLSVLINLGFLGIFKYYNFFASSFAEALGNLGLQVNPSTLNVILPVGISFYTFHGLSYVIDIYKGKIQAERNFIDYAVFVSFFPLLVAGPIERATHLLPQIQRKRQFNYTNAVDGLRQILWGLFKKIVIADNCADIANTIFDHPGGQPGSMLVLGAVFFAFQIYGDFSGYSDIALGTARLFGISLLKNFSFPYFSRDIAEFWRRWHISLSTWFRDYLYIPLGGSKAGLWKKVRNTFIIFIVSGFWHGANWTFIIWGALNALYIMPSILFNTHRDNLNIVAEGKYLPSLRDFLNIVLTFSLTVFAWIFFRAKSLSDAIEYIKGIFSPSLFVTPDISESTLVISLLVSGFLLVEWIGRAGHFSLSNIAKVPVALRWSFYFSLILLMFIYQGEAQTFIYFQF; encoded by the coding sequence ATGAAGAAATTCTGGTTCTGGCTAAGCGTCTTGATTAACCTTGGATTTCTCGGTATATTTAAATATTACAATTTCTTTGCCAGCTCATTTGCGGAAGCGTTAGGGAATTTAGGACTGCAGGTGAATCCATCTACCTTAAATGTGATCCTTCCCGTAGGAATTTCCTTTTATACCTTTCATGGTCTATCTTATGTGATCGATATTTATAAAGGTAAAATCCAAGCCGAAAGAAATTTTATCGACTACGCCGTATTCGTCAGTTTCTTTCCACTTCTGGTTGCCGGTCCGATAGAAAGAGCAACCCACCTGTTACCGCAAATTCAGCGCAAAAGACAGTTTAATTACACCAATGCGGTGGATGGTCTCCGGCAAATTTTATGGGGGCTCTTTAAGAAGATCGTCATTGCAGACAACTGTGCCGATATCGCCAATACGATATTCGACCATCCTGGTGGTCAACCAGGCAGCATGTTAGTTTTAGGAGCAGTGTTCTTTGCTTTTCAGATCTACGGAGACTTTTCCGGCTATTCGGACATCGCCTTAGGGACGGCCCGGCTTTTTGGAATATCGCTCTTAAAGAACTTTTCTTTCCCCTATTTTTCCCGCGACATCGCTGAATTCTGGAGGCGCTGGCACATCTCGCTCTCCACCTGGTTTCGTGACTACTTATACATTCCTTTAGGCGGAAGTAAAGCCGGCCTCTGGAAAAAAGTCAGAAATACCTTCATCATTTTCATTGTCAGCGGTTTCTGGCATGGTGCCAACTGGACATTCATCATATGGGGCGCATTAAATGCCTTGTACATCATGCCCTCGATCCTGTTCAACACCCATAGGGATAATTTAAATATCGTAGCAGAAGGCAAATACCTGCCAAGTCTCCGTGATTTTCTGAACATTGTACTCACCTTTAGTTTAACGGTATTTGCCTGGATATTTTTTAGAGCCAAAAGCCTGTCCGACGCCATAGAATATATAAAAGGAATCTTTTCTCCTTCCTTGTTTGTCACACCAGATATTTCCGAATCTACCTTAGTCATTTCTCTTCTTGTTTCAGGATTTCTGCTGGTAGAATGGATTGGCAGAGCAGGTCATTTCTCCTTAAGTAATATCGCGAAAGTACCTGTAGCGCTAAGATGGTCATTCTATTTCTCCCTTATCCTGCTCATGTTTATTTATCAGGGAGAAGCTCAAACCTTTATATATTTTCAATTTTAG